One genomic region from Cetobacterium ceti encodes:
- a CDS encoding ABC transporter permease produces the protein MEQKIGNLNPETKSKAFFGLNFLAKKKSTFNSDQRTLYLIILPFILWYMIFAYKPMYGLLIAFKDYSLFRGISGSDWVGLSNFTEFLTSPYFYTTLKNTIMLNVYSLTLEFPFAILLALMLNEVKNKYFKSFVQTASFIPYFIAVVVAAGITINILSPSTGVVNQLLEKLGLEKIYFLSKPEYFRGIFTGLNMWKTTGFNAVIYLAALTAVDESLYEAAKIDGANKFQQLWYITIPSIVPTIVVMLVLKVGSMLNVAFETVLLLYQPATYSTSDVISTYVYRTGMLMQDFGLATAVGLFNAVVGFILVYSANKWSKKITASSLW, from the coding sequence GTGGAACAAAAAATTGGCAACTTAAACCCAGAAACTAAAAGTAAAGCATTTTTCGGTCTAAATTTTTTAGCCAAAAAAAAATCAACTTTCAATAGTGATCAAAGGACATTATATTTAATAATTCTTCCTTTCATACTATGGTATATGATATTTGCATATAAACCAATGTATGGATTACTAATTGCCTTTAAAGATTATAGTTTATTTAGAGGTATTTCTGGAAGTGATTGGGTTGGTCTTTCAAACTTTACAGAATTTTTAACGAGTCCTTATTTCTACACAACATTAAAAAATACTATAATGTTAAATGTTTATAGTTTAACTTTAGAATTCCCATTTGCAATTTTACTTGCTCTTATGCTAAATGAAGTTAAGAATAAATATTTTAAATCATTTGTACAAACAGCTTCATTTATTCCTTACTTTATAGCTGTTGTTGTTGCAGCTGGAATTACTATTAATATACTATCTCCAAGTACTGGAGTAGTTAACCAATTATTGGAAAAATTAGGATTAGAAAAAATATATTTCCTATCTAAACCTGAATACTTTAGAGGAATATTCACAGGTTTAAATATGTGGAAAACAACAGGATTTAATGCTGTTATTTATTTAGCCGCTCTGACTGCAGTTGATGAATCTCTTTACGAAGCTGCAAAAATTGATGGTGCTAATAAATTTCAACAATTATGGTATATAACAATTCCATCGATTGTTCCTACAATTGTAGTTATGTTAGTTTTAAAAGTTGGTAGTATGCTAAATGTTGCCTTTGAAACTGTATTATTATTATATCAACCAGCAACATACTCAACTTCTGATGTTATCAGTACTTATGTTTATAGAACAGGAATGTTAATGCAAGACTTTGGACTTGCAACAGCAGTAGGTTTATTTAATGCTGTAGTAGGATTTATTTTAGTATATAGTGCTAATAAGTGGAGTAAAAAAATTACTGCATCAAGTTTATGGTAA
- a CDS encoding alginate lyase family protein, with the protein MKGFLNNKENFQIALLMIDQFPEEYKIVIDTANMIVEQNFIFNHKWDMEVCKTPYKFNKNIIWNYVPFQDPEWTFMLNRHKFWLDLGKAYSLTKDEKYAKAFFNQISHWIDSVDLKNPTFEHCTRTIEMGIRAINWIKALELFKESSFFNKNIEKKISDSLYNQCQILMDIYDDFRTLSNWGILQNTGILVFSIVFNNYSQSKEMFNTALKRLIFQCQIQILPDGIHWEQSPMYQNEVLNCLLDVAIILRNNNLDIPREILDGIKKLAYSNLIMAKPNHHQPMQGDSDDTDLRDIITRAAYILEDGYLKFGAYKNIDFESIWELGLNSIETYNKIKAIQPDFTSAQLKESGNFYLRDSFLENSNYLWFRCGPIGSGHGHGEHLHFDLSIYGENFISDPGRCTYVEEDIRREYLRGVTAHNTTIIDKKSFSEFKGAWGIVNSAYTLNTHFISETYFDYVEGGHLGYVYLNNPVVTFRKILYLKPNIWIVIDEFHTNGEHTYNQIFNFDPEKKVNLKKNSAEIIGTTNNLKIHWLENIDLKKVEGIFSREYNKLEKNIKIISEISEKDNKMIFTAFIGQKNKEKNNIKIKEVPIVRGDKTFVPKTEARAIEIIISETEKYIFVNSTKDIAHQKKSYLVENTLFYGKVALIKKEKKNTEIKILKY; encoded by the coding sequence ATGAAAGGATTTTTAAATAATAAAGAAAATTTTCAAATTGCTCTACTTATGATAGATCAATTTCCTGAAGAATATAAAATAGTTATTGATACTGCTAATATGATAGTTGAACAAAATTTTATCTTTAATCATAAATGGGATATGGAAGTTTGTAAAACTCCATATAAATTTAATAAAAATATTATTTGGAACTATGTTCCTTTTCAAGATCCTGAATGGACATTTATGTTGAATAGACATAAATTTTGGCTTGATTTAGGAAAAGCTTACTCTTTGACCAAAGATGAAAAATATGCTAAAGCATTTTTTAATCAAATTTCCCATTGGATTGACTCTGTTGATTTAAAAAATCCTACCTTTGAACATTGTACTCGAACAATTGAAATGGGGATAAGAGCAATTAACTGGATAAAAGCCTTAGAATTATTTAAGGAATCTTCTTTCTTTAACAAAAATATTGAAAAAAAAATCAGTGATTCTCTTTATAATCAGTGTCAAATTTTAATGGATATTTATGACGATTTTAGAACTTTAAGTAATTGGGGTATCTTACAAAACACAGGTATCTTAGTATTTTCTATAGTCTTTAATAATTATTCACAATCTAAAGAAATGTTTAATACCGCCCTTAAAAGATTAATTTTTCAATGCCAAATTCAAATTTTACCAGATGGTATTCATTGGGAACAATCTCCTATGTATCAAAATGAAGTTTTAAATTGTTTATTAGATGTAGCAATTATTTTAAGAAATAATAATTTAGATATTCCTCGAGAAATATTAGATGGTATAAAAAAATTAGCTTATTCTAATTTAATAATGGCGAAACCTAATCATCATCAGCCTATGCAAGGGGATAGTGATGATACTGATTTAAGAGATATTATAACTAGAGCTGCCTATATTTTAGAAGATGGATATCTTAAATTTGGAGCTTATAAAAATATTGATTTTGAATCCATATGGGAATTAGGCTTAAATAGTATAGAGACATATAATAAAATTAAAGCTATTCAACCTGATTTTACATCTGCCCAATTAAAAGAAAGTGGTAATTTTTATTTAAGAGATTCTTTTTTAGAAAATAGTAATTATCTTTGGTTTAGATGCGGTCCTATTGGAAGTGGACATGGCCATGGAGAACATTTACACTTTGATTTATCCATTTATGGAGAAAACTTTATAAGCGATCCTGGACGTTGTACCTATGTAGAAGAAGATATAAGAAGAGAATATCTTCGTGGCGTAACTGCTCATAATACAACTATTATAGATAAGAAATCCTTTAGTGAATTTAAAGGTGCTTGGGGAATTGTAAATTCTGCTTATACATTAAATACTCATTTTATTTCTGAAACATATTTTGATTATGTTGAAGGTGGACATTTAGGATATGTTTATCTTAATAACCCTGTTGTTACATTTAGAAAAATTTTATATTTAAAACCTAATATATGGATTGTTATTGATGAATTTCATACAAATGGAGAACATACCTATAATCAAATTTTTAATTTCGATCCTGAAAAAAAAGTTAATCTTAAAAAAAATTCAGCGGAAATTATAGGAACAACTAATAATCTTAAAATTCACTGGTTAGAAAATATCGATTTAAAAAAAGTCGAAGGAATTTTTTCAAGAGAATATAACAAGTTAGAAAAAAATATTAAAATTATTTCTGAAATTTCTGAAAAAGATAATAAAATGATTTTTACAGCTTTTATAGGCCAAAAAAATAAAGAAAAAAATAATATTAAAATTAAAGAAGTTCCAATTGTAAGAGGAGATAAAACTTTTGTTCCTAAAACTGAAGCTCGTGCAATAGAAATTATAATATCTGAAACTGAAAAATATATTTTTGTGAATAGTACGAAAGATATTGCTCATCAAAAAAAATCTTATTTAGTTGAAAATACTCTTTTTTATGGAAAAGTTGCCTTAATAAAAAAAGAAAAGAAAAATACTGAAATTAAAATATTAAAATATTAA
- a CDS encoding helix-turn-helix transcriptional regulator: MMKEMLKNKKWIYRILICSFILTSLLFIFINTTKEINISRKKQEDYAYKMSKILNVKLEFLHTVIADFKNTQPFRNYLDNDTNSFYYINVLYKELIKRNNIYGKLGYVLSVTKENSNIVITPRGTKNKNEYYKELGLNLKNNSLDYLSISEKNNQIHILLKTRDLIYRKNIFWIISFEKDIFFQYLNSDNNNKNWYLYHKNLYSLVEKSYDNSFLDKILKNINKKNRNIIIFPESNFHFSIIYIKNKINYLEIILKESFKISILFGIFGFFIIYILKSLENPIKELAKKVKLITGNSSKNEENSDIEYIEQQITELNDIKNILEEKIDHLDIFAKKKLLKDYMLGISEPNLDDKKLLEEITEIGEVNKRICLLEVFDVETLEENYENFIKTKEYIFSKLQDYSIHRSITIDYKSLVLIIDARDNSILEEQLKEFLDSIEEKFQIKFVAAISDLMKNIEELPKMYRTCKKILEYKFIFKPNNILFYYKINKKQLNSYYYPIEIESKLVSKVLNGNAIGVKKIVDKIFGEKIEYNKMAKDKVMEFSALLYNTLQRIILQLHEFYGDKKTIDLNIEKIYRISDIVILKETFLSILLDICKLTKTEDQNDGDIVKIKIRTYLEENYSKDLSLENLADYLGHSFKYTSILFKKIMGDNFKNYLNSYRMSKAKELMLSNKNLKIKDIALLVGCNSSNTFIRIFRKYEGVSPTQYISDMEDFENNI, encoded by the coding sequence ATGATGAAAGAGATGCTTAAAAATAAAAAATGGATTTACCGAATTTTAATTTGTTCTTTTATTTTAACATCTCTCCTTTTTATTTTTATAAATACAACAAAAGAAATAAATATTTCTAGAAAAAAACAAGAGGATTATGCATATAAAATGTCTAAAATTTTAAATGTAAAATTAGAATTTTTACATACAGTTATTGCAGATTTTAAAAATACTCAACCTTTTAGAAATTATTTAGATAATGATACAAATTCTTTTTATTATATAAATGTTCTTTATAAAGAGTTAATCAAAAGAAATAATATATATGGAAAATTAGGCTATGTTTTAAGTGTAACCAAAGAGAATTCTAATATAGTTATAACTCCTCGTGGAACAAAAAATAAAAATGAATATTATAAAGAATTAGGATTAAATTTAAAAAATAATTCTTTAGATTATTTATCTATTTCTGAAAAAAATAATCAAATTCATATTTTACTTAAAACTAGAGATTTAATTTATAGAAAAAATATCTTTTGGATTATTTCCTTTGAAAAAGATATTTTTTTCCAATATTTAAATTCTGATAATAATAATAAAAATTGGTATCTTTATCATAAAAACTTATATTCTCTTGTGGAAAAATCTTATGATAATTCCTTTTTAGATAAAATCTTAAAAAACATAAATAAAAAAAATAGAAATATAATTATTTTTCCTGAAAGTAATTTCCATTTTTCAATTATTTATATAAAAAATAAAATAAATTATTTAGAAATTATTTTAAAAGAATCTTTTAAAATTTCTATCCTTTTTGGAATTTTTGGATTTTTTATAATTTATATCTTAAAATCCCTAGAAAATCCAATTAAAGAATTAGCAAAAAAAGTTAAATTAATAACTGGGAACTCTTCTAAAAATGAAGAAAATTCAGATATTGAATACATTGAACAACAAATTACAGAACTTAATGATATTAAAAATATTTTAGAAGAAAAAATAGATCATTTAGATATTTTTGCCAAGAAAAAACTCTTAAAAGATTATATGTTAGGAATTTCTGAACCAAATCTAGATGATAAAAAACTTCTAGAAGAAATTACAGAAATTGGTGAAGTTAATAAAAGAATTTGTCTTCTAGAAGTTTTCGATGTGGAAACTTTAGAAGAAAATTATGAAAATTTTATAAAAACTAAAGAATATATTTTTTCTAAATTACAAGATTATTCAATTCACCGTTCTATTACAATTGATTATAAAAGTCTTGTTCTTATAATTGATGCAAGAGATAATTCTATACTAGAGGAACAGCTAAAAGAATTTTTAGATTCCATTGAAGAAAAATTTCAAATTAAATTTGTAGCAGCAATTTCAGATTTAATGAAAAATATTGAAGAATTACCTAAAATGTATAGAACATGTAAAAAAATTCTAGAATATAAATTTATTTTTAAACCTAATAATATTTTATTTTATTATAAAATTAATAAAAAACAATTGAATAGTTACTATTATCCTATAGAAATTGAATCTAAATTAGTTTCTAAAGTTTTAAATGGAAATGCTATTGGAGTAAAAAAAATTGTAGATAAAATTTTTGGAGAAAAAATTGAATATAATAAAATGGCTAAGGATAAAGTAATGGAATTTTCTGCTCTTTTATACAATACTCTTCAAAGAATAATTTTGCAGCTTCATGAATTTTATGGGGATAAAAAAACTATAGACTTAAATATTGAAAAAATTTATAGAATAAGTGATATTGTTATCTTGAAAGAAACTTTCTTATCAATTTTACTAGATATTTGTAAACTTACAAAAACTGAAGATCAAAACGATGGGGACATTGTTAAAATAAAAATTAGAACTTATTTAGAAGAAAATTATTCTAAAGATTTATCCTTAGAAAATCTTGCAGATTATTTAGGCCACTCTTTTAAATATACTAGTATTTTATTTAAAAAAATAATGGGAGATAATTTTAAGAATTATTTAAACTCCTATAGAATGTCTAAAGCTAAAGAACTTATGCTAAGTAATAAAAATCTAAAAATTAAAGATATTGCTCTTTTAGTTGGTTGTAATAGTTCAAATACTTTTATACGAATTTTTAGAAAATATGAAGGTGTATCACCAACTCAATATATATCAGATATGGAAGATTTTGAAAATAATATATAG
- the kduD gene encoding 2-dehydro-3-deoxy-D-gluconate 5-dehydrogenase KduD, translated as MLHMFDLTGKVAMVTGGNMGIGNALAIGLAKAGADLFIYTYDQTNVEEMKKEVEGLGRKIAFASGDLSKEENAMAAIDECIKAFGKIDILVNNAGTIKRSPLLEGSNADWQSVIDLNLSSIYYLSKCAAKEMVNQGEGKIINIASMLSFQGGKFVPSYTASKHGVAGLTKAFANELADKNIQINAIAPGYIETANTAPIRADEKRNNEILSRIPAGRWGQTSDLVGGAIFLASSASNYVNGHILAIDGGWLVR; from the coding sequence ATGTTACATATGTTTGATTTAACTGGAAAAGTAGCAATGGTAACTGGTGGAAATATGGGTATCGGGAACGCTTTAGCAATAGGTCTTGCAAAAGCTGGAGCAGATCTTTTTATTTATACCTATGACCAAACAAATGTTGAAGAAATGAAAAAAGAAGTTGAAGGTTTAGGAAGAAAAATTGCTTTTGCTTCTGGGGATTTATCTAAAGAAGAAAATGCAATGGCTGCAATTGATGAGTGTATTAAAGCATTTGGCAAAATAGATATTTTAGTAAATAATGCTGGAACAATTAAAAGAAGTCCTCTTTTAGAAGGATCTAATGCAGATTGGCAATCTGTGATAGATTTAAATCTATCTTCTATATATTATTTAAGTAAATGCGCAGCTAAAGAAATGGTTAATCAAGGAGAAGGAAAAATTATAAATATAGCTTCTATGCTTTCTTTCCAAGGTGGAAAATTTGTTCCTTCATACACTGCTAGTAAACATGGTGTTGCAGGTTTAACTAAAGCTTTTGCTAATGAATTAGCTGATAAAAATATTCAAATAAATGCAATTGCTCCAGGATATATTGAAACTGCTAATACTGCTCCTATAAGAGCAGATGAAAAAAGAAATAATGAAATACTTTCAAGAATTCCTGCTGGAAGATGGGGACAGACTTCTGACCTTGTTGGAGGAGCTATTTTCTTAGCTTCATCAGCTTCAAATTATGTAAATGGACATATTTTAGCTATAGATGGTGGTTGGTTAGTTAGATAA
- the minE gene encoding cell division topological specificity factor MinE gives MALFNFFGKEKSGNIAKDRLKLVLIHDRSMISPRVLDDMRDEIIAVISKYVDIDRDSLNIEVSQSESNERRTTLVANIPIKSSK, from the coding sequence GTGGCGTTATTTAATTTTTTTGGAAAAGAAAAATCTGGAAATATTGCAAAAGATAGATTAAAATTAGTTTTAATTCATGATAGATCTATGATTTCCCCTAGAGTTTTAGATGATATGAGAGATGAAATAATAGCAGTTATTTCAAAATATGTAGATATAGATAGAGATAGTTTAAATATAGAAGTTTCTCAAAGTGAAAGCAACGAAAGAAGAACAACATTAGTTGCAAATATTCCAATAAAATCATCAAAATAA
- a CDS encoding glycoside hydrolase family 88 protein, which yields MELLKSTIEKFTEIEKLSQEELFGALHEALSKIDKNSKTFIDTYPRAASVNNIYPGTKNGEDWDDWTVGFWTGMLWLSYEVTKKSQYRKIAEYQMRAYKYRMENKIHVNHHDLGFLYSLSAVAQQRITGSEVAKEVGIAAAEHLMGRFKEKGEFIQAWGDLNDPTAYRLIIDCNMNVPLLFWASEVTGDNKYKEIATKHINTAASVVVREDSSTHHTYYFDPETGKPLRGVTAQGFSDDSAWARGQAWGVYGFPLAYSYTKDPKFITLYKRVTNYFLNKLPEDNVCYWDLVFGDGSGEYRDTSAAAIAVCGILEMDKYLDDSDPDKKIYRNAAMAIMKSLIEKYTTKDLEYSNGLLTQAVYSIPHNSGVNECNIWGDYYFLEALVRIMKPDWKKYW from the coding sequence ATGGAATTATTGAAATCTACTATTGAAAAATTTACAGAAATTGAAAAATTATCTCAAGAAGAATTATTCGGTGCTTTACATGAAGCTTTAAGTAAAATAGATAAAAACTCTAAAACTTTTATAGATACTTATCCTAGAGCTGCTAGTGTAAATAATATTTATCCTGGAACTAAAAATGGAGAAGATTGGGATGACTGGACAGTAGGATTTTGGACAGGAATGTTATGGCTTTCCTACGAAGTAACTAAAAAATCTCAATATAGAAAAATTGCAGAATATCAAATGAGAGCGTATAAATATAGAATGGAAAATAAAATCCATGTAAACCATCATGATTTAGGTTTCCTTTACTCTTTATCTGCAGTAGCTCAACAAAGAATTACAGGAAGCGAAGTTGCTAAAGAGGTTGGAATTGCTGCTGCTGAACATTTAATGGGAAGATTTAAAGAAAAAGGAGAGTTTATACAAGCTTGGGGAGATTTAAACGATCCAACAGCATATAGATTAATAATAGATTGCAATATGAATGTTCCACTTTTATTTTGGGCAAGTGAAGTAACAGGGGATAATAAATATAAAGAAATCGCTACAAAACATATTAACACTGCTGCTAGTGTTGTTGTAAGAGAAGATTCTTCAACACATCATACTTATTATTTTGATCCAGAAACAGGAAAACCTTTAAGAGGAGTTACCGCTCAAGGATTTTCCGATGACTCTGCATGGGCAAGAGGGCAAGCTTGGGGAGTATATGGATTCCCATTAGCTTATAGCTATACAAAGGATCCTAAATTTATCACATTATATAAAAGAGTAACTAATTATTTCTTAAATAAATTACCAGAAGACAACGTATGTTATTGGGATTTAGTTTTTGGGGATGGTTCTGGAGAATATAGAGATACCTCTGCTGCTGCTATTGCTGTATGCGGAATTTTAGAAATGGATAAATACTTAGATGATTCTGATCCTGATAAGAAAATATATAGAAATGCTGCTATGGCTATTATGAAATCTTTAATTGAAAAATATACTACAAAAGATTTAGAGTACTCAAATGGTTTACTTACTCAAGCAGTTTATTCTATTCCTCACAACAGTGGTGTCAATGAATGTAATATTTGGGGAGATTATTATTTCTTAGAAGCATTAGTTAGAATTATGAAACCTGATTGGAAAAAATATTGGTAA
- a CDS encoding sulfatase family protein, with the protein MKKPNLLFLFADQWRRNAIGFMNKEEVLTPNLDNFSKEAMTFTNAYSTCPLCSPSRATILTGKYPISHGVITNCKPNLDNVYLKENEITIGDVLKKEGYSTGYIGKWHLDDPEAQNGNTPISGAKNWDAYTPPGPKRHGFDFWYSYGADDNHFTPHYWNNSPEQIKVNKWSVEHETDIALDFISKNKDDNFALFVSWNPPHTPLDQIPQEYVDLYKDIDIKIRENVVLDNIIDHPKTIEPFSFTREKYIDMVKRYYGAITGIDINFQRIIKYLKDNNLFEDTIVVVTADHGEMLCSHGLWSKHVWYDESLSVPFIVSYGNNIKYGFNETVLSGVDIMPTLLSILNINIPNSVEGKDLSLAFQGNYIENTAVTMCYPGNQNLIKTLKKEGKNPLAYGWRSVISKDETYVYFNSYDSKSPQEEFIYKNKEDEYQLNPIYLDKNENKWRGILKTWAENFKDPIFKK; encoded by the coding sequence ATGAAAAAACCAAATTTACTATTTTTATTTGCTGATCAATGGCGTAGAAATGCTATTGGATTTATGAATAAGGAAGAAGTTTTAACTCCAAATTTAGATAATTTCTCTAAGGAAGCTATGACATTTACAAATGCTTATAGTACATGTCCTCTTTGTTCTCCAAGTAGAGCTACAATTTTAACAGGTAAATATCCCATATCTCATGGAGTTATAACCAATTGTAAACCTAATTTAGATAATGTTTATTTAAAAGAAAATGAAATTACAATAGGAGATGTTCTAAAAAAAGAAGGTTATTCCACAGGATACATTGGCAAATGGCATTTAGACGATCCTGAAGCTCAAAATGGAAATACTCCTATTTCTGGAGCTAAAAATTGGGATGCTTATACTCCTCCTGGTCCTAAAAGACATGGATTCGATTTTTGGTACTCCTATGGTGCTGACGACAATCATTTTACTCCTCATTACTGGAATAATTCTCCTGAGCAAATTAAAGTTAATAAATGGTCTGTAGAACATGAAACTGATATTGCCCTTGATTTTATTTCTAAAAATAAAGATGATAATTTTGCTCTATTTGTCTCTTGGAATCCTCCACATACTCCATTGGATCAAATCCCACAGGAATATGTAGATTTATACAAAGATATTGATATTAAAATAAGGGAAAATGTTGTATTAGATAATATTATTGATCACCCTAAAACTATTGAACCCTTTTCTTTTACAAGAGAAAAATATATTGATATGGTGAAAAGATATTACGGAGCAATTACTGGAATAGATATTAATTTTCAAAGAATTATAAAATATTTAAAAGATAATAATTTATTCGAAGATACTATTGTTGTTGTAACAGCAGATCATGGAGAAATGCTTTGTTCTCATGGACTATGGAGTAAACATGTATGGTATGATGAATCTCTTTCTGTTCCTTTTATTGTTTCCTATGGAAATAATATAAAATATGGATTTAATGAAACTGTTTTATCTGGAGTAGATATTATGCCAACTCTTTTATCTATATTAAATATTAATATCCCAAATTCTGTAGAAGGAAAAGATTTATCCTTAGCCTTCCAAGGAAACTATATTGAAAATACTGCTGTTACCATGTGTTATCCTGGAAATCAAAATTTAATTAAGACTTTAAAAAAAGAGGGAAAAAATCCTCTTGCCTATGGATGGCGTTCTGTTATATCTAAAGATGAAACCTATGTTTATTTTAATTCTTATGATAGTAAATCTCCACAAGAAGAATTTATATATAAAAATAAAGAAGATGAGTATCAATTAAATCCCATTTATCTAGATAAAAATGAAAATAAATGGAGAGGAATTTTGAAAACTTGGGCAGAGAATTTTAAAGATCCTATATTTAAAAAATAA
- a CDS encoding DMT family transporter produces the protein MNKETLSKFGLFSVAAIWGSGFVATKIALNSGITPYAMVGIRFLGAFLILYSLLKIKNIKITKEEMKLGAFAGIFLFFAFAFQTVGLLHTTSSKNAFITGANVIFVPFIFWLITQKKPSLLIYISSFLCFIGIGILSIENNFSINYGDFLTFICAIFFAIHIVVLGAKINNLNPLSINCFQMLSAGLLGILGNIIFEDFTLKSLNFNFEQSSALIYLILFNTLLCYIIQTISQKYVPPSKVSLILTTEMVFGSLFSILILNDPLTSKIILGGLLIFSSIILAESNILEKTLSKIKG, from the coding sequence ATGAATAAAGAAACTTTAAGTAAATTTGGACTTTTTTCTGTTGCTGCTATTTGGGGAAGTGGATTTGTAGCAACTAAAATAGCTTTAAATAGTGGCATAACTCCTTATGCTATGGTTGGCATAAGATTTTTAGGAGCATTCTTAATATTATATTCTTTACTAAAAATAAAGAATATAAAAATTACCAAGGAAGAAATGAAATTAGGTGCTTTTGCTGGAATTTTTCTTTTTTTTGCCTTTGCCTTTCAAACCGTTGGACTACTTCATACAACTTCATCAAAAAATGCCTTTATAACTGGAGCTAATGTTATTTTTGTTCCCTTTATTTTCTGGCTTATTACTCAAAAAAAACCAAGCTTATTAATTTATATTTCATCATTTTTATGTTTTATAGGAATAGGTATACTTTCTATAGAAAATAATTTTTCAATTAATTATGGAGATTTTTTAACTTTCATTTGTGCAATTTTCTTTGCAATTCACATTGTTGTTTTAGGAGCTAAAATAAACAATTTAAATCCTTTATCTATTAACTGTTTTCAAATGCTTAGTGCAGGACTTTTAGGCATTTTAGGTAATATTATTTTTGAAGATTTTACTTTAAAATCTTTAAATTTTAATTTTGAACAAAGTTCAGCTTTAATTTATTTAATTTTATTCAATACTTTGCTCTGCTATATTATACAAACTATTTCTCAAAAATATGTTCCTCCATCTAAAGTTTCTTTAATTTTAACAACAGAAATGGTTTTTGGTTCTTTATTTTCTATTTTGATTTTAAATGATCCTCTAACTTCAAAAATAATTTTAGGTGGTCTCCTAATTTTTTCTTCAATTATTTTGGCTGAAAGTAATATTTTAGAAAAAACTCTTTCTAAAATAAAAGGATAG
- a CDS encoding carbohydrate ABC transporter permease produces the protein MAKIQKSMDEKIFDFLNYTLLTVLGIMFIYPIIYVFSASVTKPYFLEIGEMVFLPKGFSFESFKAAANMDGIWLAYANSIFITVFGTLVSMFFTVTGAYVLSKPDLKCRKLLTILVVVTMWFDPGMIPRYLNFRDLGMINSYSSVILGFAINTFNVIILKSFFEAVPKSLEESARIDGASQWQIMTKIYLPLSKSALTTVSLFYAVSRWNGYFWTMVLLTDDSKVPLQVFLKKLIVEKDMAGEAAQMITINSTTSPQTIIYAVIVMSILPILIIYPFIQKFFKKGVTLGAVKG, from the coding sequence ATGGCAAAGATTCAAAAATCAATGGATGAAAAGATATTCGACTTTTTAAATTATACACTTTTAACTGTATTAGGAATAATGTTTATTTACCCTATAATTTATGTTTTCTCAGCATCAGTTACTAAACCTTACTTTTTAGAGATTGGTGAAATGGTTTTTCTACCAAAAGGATTTAGTTTTGAATCTTTTAAAGCTGCTGCTAATATGGATGGTATTTGGCTTGCTTATGCAAATAGTATTTTTATAACTGTATTTGGAACTTTAGTAAGTATGTTTTTTACAGTTACAGGAGCCTATGTTTTATCTAAACCAGATTTAAAATGTAGAAAACTATTAACTATTTTAGTTGTTGTTACAATGTGGTTTGATCCTGGAATGATTCCTAGATATTTAAATTTTAGAGATCTTGGAATGATTAACTCTTATTCATCTGTAATTCTTGGTTTTGCTATAAATACATTTAATGTAATTATATTAAAAAGTTTCTTTGAAGCTGTTCCTAAATCTTTAGAAGAATCAGCTAGAATCGATGGGGCTAGCCAATGGCAAATTATGACTAAAATCTATTTACCACTTTCAAAATCAGCATTGACAACTGTATCTTTATTCTATGCTGTTTCTAGATGGAATGGATATTTCTGGACAATGGTTTTACTAACTGATGATAGTAAAGTTCCTTTACAAGTTTTCTTAAAAAAATTAATTGTTGAAAAAGATATGGCTGGAGAAGCTGCTCAAATGATAACTATTAATAGTACTACATCGCCTCAAACTATAATATATGCTGTAATTGTTATGTCTATATTACCAATTCTTATTATATATCCATTTATTCAAAAGTTCTTCAAAAAAGGAGTTACTTTAGGAGCAGTAAAAGGATAA